One stretch of Hevea brasiliensis isolate MT/VB/25A 57/8 chromosome 12, ASM3005281v1, whole genome shotgun sequence DNA includes these proteins:
- the LOC110639976 gene encoding 40S ribosomal protein S29 has product MGHSNIWNSHPKTYGPGSRACRVCGNPHGLIRKYGLMCCRQCFRSNAKEIGFIKYR; this is encoded by the exons ATGGGTCATTCAAATATCTGGAACTCACATCCGAAGACCTATGGTCCCGGTTCTCGTGCCTG CCGGGTTTGTGGAAACCCTCATGGATTGATCAGGAAATATGGGCTGATGTGCTGCAGGCAGTGCTTCCGCAGCAATGCCAAGGAAATTGGATTCATCAAG TATCGCTGA
- the LOC110639998 gene encoding uncharacterized protein LOC110639998, translating into MKASGLWVSYLVVGTALMFLNFSFATTTLSISDVVFTDRSSRMIMTETNRKLKENSYNRKIDKNNDARNLTLDDYHPIDPAPSSKASIKPGPIEHGTPLNPYIPKHPPPSPAPPKKVGYLN; encoded by the exons ATGAAGGCTTCTGGGCTCTGGGTTTCGTACTTAGTGGTTGGGACAGCTTTAATGTTCCTTAACTTCTCTTTCGCTACAACAACCTTGTCAATATCTG ATGTGGTCTTCACCGACAGAAGCAGTAGAATGATAATGACGGAAACAAACAGGAAGCTTAAG GAGAACAGCTATAATCGCAAAATTGACAAGAACAATGATGCTCGCAACTTGACTCTAGATGATTACCATCCTATTGATCCAGCTCCAAGTTCAAAGGCTTCCATAAAACCTGGACCCATCGAGCACGGCACTCCCCTGAATCCATATATTCCCAAGCATCCTCCACCAAGTCCTGCTCCTCCCAAGAAGGTCGGCTACCTTAACTAG
- the LOC110639971 gene encoding QWRF motif-containing protein 2 — MVAAVSTTINPKTTPPAAAATRNHNPTRPPLLPSDPDNALAPRRPKSREVTSRYMSSSSSSSSTAKRSSSPSISRPTGMMTPVPSSHSTIKRSQSVERRRSTTPRSIDLRTGNGIGGEVSNAQKMLITSTRSLSVSFQGESFSLQVSKAKPAPSPISARKGTPERRKATPMPSRGADQVENSRPVEQQRWPGRLRQPNSLSRSVDCTDDRKRLTGSGMNINIVRALQSSLMDNRSSVEGRLNSDSSNIDSENPIEANGSDGQSDPPVASDTESVSSGSTSEAISNIVGGGQAQRGQRGIMVPARFWQETNNRLRRQQEPGSPVSKTVGLKGSVPTKLVAPKKLTDTPVSSPKGVVNGRGQLSPIRGGALRPASPSKLGTLSPMRGVSPSRMRNAAGAVVSSNLSNMNNTPSILSFAADIRRGKSGEHQIVEVHLLRILYNRLLQWRFVNARADTALSAQRLNAERSLYNARVTSSKLRESVKAKRIELQWLRQNLKLISILKGQMIYLEELALMDQDFSRSLSGAIEALRASTLRLPVVGGARADIQKVKDAICSAVDVMQAMASSICLLLSKVGEVNTLVAELANVAAKEHALLDQCKDLLSIILAMQVKECSLRTHFIQLKRVPSSLTTKV, encoded by the exons ATGGTGGCTGCGGTTTCCACTACAATAAATCCCAAAACGACACCGCCGGCGGCAGCAGCCACGCGAAACCACAACCCAACAAGGCCTCCTCTGTTACCATCGGACCCCGACAATGCTCTCGCTCCTCGCCGCCCCAAATCCCGCGAAGTTACTTCTCGGTacatgtcttcttcttcctcctcttcttCAACTGCGAAGCGGTCCTCATCGCCGTCAATTTCGCGGCCAACGGGTATGATGACCCCGGTGCCCTCTTCTCATTCCACAATCAAACGGTCGCAATCCGTCGAGCGGAGGAGGTCTACTACACCGCGCTCTATAGATTTGAGAACCGGGAATGGTATTGGTGGGGAAGTGTCGAATGCGCAGAAGATGTTGATTACTTCTACGAGAAGTTTGTCAGTCTCGTTTCAGGGGGAGTCATTCTCGCTTCAGGTGAGTAAAGCGAAACCGGCTCCGTCGCCGATTAGCGCAAGGAAAGGTACGCCAGAGAGGAGAAAAGCTACTCCAATGCCCTCGAGAGGAGCGGATCAGGTAGAGAATTCGAGGCCGGTGGAGCAGCAGCGGTGGCCTGGGAGATTGCGGCAACCGAATTCCCTGAGTAGGAGTGTGGATTGCACTGATGATAGGAAGAGATTAACTGGATCTGGAATGAATATAAATATTGTCAGGGCATTGCAGAGCTCCTTGATGGATAATAGGTCCTCAGTTGAGGGCAGATTGAACTCTGATTCCAGCAATATCGATTCAGAGAATCCCATTGAGGCTAACGGATCCGATGGACAGAGTGATCCTCCTGTAGCTTCTGACACTGAGAGTGTGTCCTCCGGTAGTACTTCTGAGGCTATTAGTAATATTGTTGGTGGTGGACAAGCACAACGTGGACAGCGTGGGATAATGGTGCCTGCGCGGTTCTGGCAAGAGACTAACAATAGACTCCGGCGCCAGCAAGAGCCTGGCTCCCCAGTCTCCAAGACTGTCGGATTGAAAGGGTCCGTACCAACTAAACTTGTTGCACCCAAGAAGCTTACTGATACCCCAGTATCTTCACCAAAAGGAGTTGTGAATGGTAGGGGACAGTTGTCTCCTATTCGTGGTGGAGCATTACGGCCTGCGTCGCCCAGTAAGCTTGGTACACTGTCACCAATGAGGGGAGTGAGCCCATCAAGGATGAGGAATGCTGCGGGAGCTGTGGTGAGTAGCAATTTAAGCAATATGAATAATACGCCTTCAATTTTGAGCTTTGCTGCTGATATTCGGAGGGGCAAGAGTGGGGAGCATCAGATTGTTGAGGTGCATTTGTTGAGGATTTTATATAATCGGTTGTTGCAATGGCGTTTTGTGAATGCCAGAGCTGATACTGCCTTGTCAGCCCAGAGGTTGAATGCAGAG AGAAGCCTGTATAATGCACGTGTAACAAGCTCAAAACTGCGTGAATCTGTCAAGGCAAAGAGAATAGAGTTACAGTGGTTGAGGCAAAATTTGAAGCTAATTTCTATTCTCAAGGGGCAG ATGATATATTTGGAAGAATTGGCACTTATGGACCAGGATTTTTCCCGTTCTTTATCTGGGGCTATTGAAGCTTTGCGGGCTAGCACACTTCGCCTACCTGTTGTTGGTGGGGCAAGG GCAGATATCCAAAAAGTGAAGGATGCTATCTGTTCAGCAGTTGATGTGATGCAGGCAATGGCATCCTCAATATGCTTATTGTTATCAAAG GTTGGGGAAGTAAACACTCTGGTGGCCGAACTTGCTAATGTAGCTGCAAAGGAGCATGCTTTGCTTGATCAATGCAAGGATCTCTTGTCAATCATCTTAGCCATGCAG GTGAAGGAATGTAGCCTGAGAACGCATTTTATACAACTAAAACGTGTACCTTCCAGCCTAACAACAAAAGTGTAA
- the LOC110639956 gene encoding LOB domain-containing protein 38: MSCNGCRVLRKGCSETCILRSCLHWISSPEAQGNATLFLAKFFGRSDLMSLISAVPESQRPALFQSLLFEACGRTVNPVNGAVGLLWSGNWHVCQAAVETVLSGGILRPIPAILTGVFAPNYDESSDSFSAEACKLRNMWTQSKPYANITRENQASDLNLSLTPKLVAAGRTGRQKRGRDAVSFYREESSETTTFESNGNDRKKLLNLFI; this comes from the exons ATGAGCTGCAACGGATGCCGAGTTCTGCGAAAGGGTTGCAGCGAGACTTGTATACTGAGGTCGTGCCTGCACTGGATCAGTTCCCCCGAAGCACAAGGCAACGCCACTTTATTCCTCGCCAAATTCTTTGGCCGCAGTGATCTTATGTCTCTCATCTCCGCCGTACCGGAATCCCAACGGCCAG CTTTGTTTCAATCACTGCTGTTTGAGGCTTGCGGGCGAACGGTGAATCCGGTAAACGGAGCGGTGGGACTGTTGTGGAGCGGGAACTGGCACGTGTGCCAGGCGGCGGTGGAGACGGTTCTTTCCGGCGGAATTCTTCGGCCGATACCGGCCATCCTCACTGGAGTCTTCGCGCCAAATTACGATGAGTCATCTGACAGTTTCTCTGCAGAGGCATGCAAGTTACGAAACATGTGGACCCAATCGAAGCCGTACGCTAATATCACTAGGGAGAATCAAGCGTCCGATCTCAATCTCTCTCTCACGCCAAAGCTTGTGGCGGCAGGTAGAACTGGGAGACAGAAGAGAGGCAGAGATGCGGTGTCGTTTTACAGAGAAGAATCGTCAGAGACGACGACTTTTGAGAGCAATGGCAACGATAGGAAGAAACTTTTGAATCTGTTCATTTGA